The Sorangiineae bacterium MSr11367 genome window below encodes:
- a CDS encoding DUF1501 domain-containing protein yields the protein MTTSSRRSFLKAFLAGAGFLPLAGAPLFRAVAAEPAKSDDFFLLIHALGGWDVTLSLDPRWEETGLIDPASTVNTTFAALRKWQSGTAKLSDGGVSFQAIRPSGTPFTFGPAIGNLTDHASRICVVNGLATNTVSHPDGQTFAVTGRHLNGGRPNQSSIDVCCANEFGTEQLLPVVSVQYPSYLLGAQMDARARPLRIATIGTMAQSLSRATLYDTQTERNAVNAVLTEEANDLAAISNDPSALQGFGSQYGALQNLLTNASLQRVFSEAALIAAHPELNISTLRFQRAAAVNAAFAMEAFRNNIARCVSFIFNGFDTHSANYTNQAATQQETFDTLAALLAQLDQIPHPTRTGRKLSDHTHILVTSDFCRTPQINLQRGRDHYPNGSALIISPKFKGKTLYGKTDPQQLLPANAGTFVDGPRPVAPPDVLATFVSAFGVDPQKYFREGEVIKELLA from the coding sequence ATGACGACCTCGAGCCGCCGCAGTTTTCTCAAAGCCTTTCTCGCCGGCGCGGGATTTTTGCCGCTGGCGGGCGCGCCGCTGTTTCGCGCGGTCGCCGCGGAGCCCGCAAAAAGTGACGATTTCTTCCTTTTGATTCACGCATTGGGCGGATGGGACGTGACGTTGAGTCTCGACCCGCGGTGGGAGGAGACGGGGCTCATCGATCCCGCGAGCACGGTGAACACTACGTTTGCGGCGCTTCGCAAATGGCAAAGCGGGACGGCGAAGCTCTCCGACGGCGGGGTTTCCTTCCAGGCCATCCGCCCCAGCGGCACGCCGTTCACGTTCGGTCCGGCCATTGGCAACCTCACCGATCATGCCTCACGGATTTGCGTGGTGAACGGCCTCGCGACGAACACGGTGAGCCATCCCGACGGACAAACGTTTGCCGTGACCGGACGCCATTTGAACGGAGGGCGCCCGAATCAATCGAGCATCGACGTTTGCTGCGCCAACGAGTTCGGCACCGAGCAACTCTTGCCGGTGGTGAGCGTGCAATATCCGTCGTACTTGCTCGGTGCCCAAATGGATGCACGTGCGCGCCCCCTGCGGATTGCCACCATCGGCACGATGGCGCAGTCCTTGTCGCGCGCGACGCTTTACGACACGCAGACGGAACGCAACGCCGTGAATGCCGTCCTCACCGAGGAAGCGAACGACCTGGCGGCCATATCGAACGATCCCAGCGCCCTCCAGGGATTTGGCTCACAATATGGTGCGCTTCAGAATTTGCTCACGAATGCCAGTTTGCAACGCGTCTTCAGCGAAGCCGCGCTCATTGCGGCGCACCCGGAATTGAACATTTCGACGTTGCGCTTCCAGCGGGCGGCGGCGGTGAATGCGGCGTTTGCGATGGAGGCTTTTCGCAACAACATCGCGCGGTGCGTGAGCTTCATTTTCAATGGCTTCGATACGCACTCGGCGAATTATACGAACCAGGCGGCGACGCAGCAGGAGACGTTCGATACGTTGGCGGCGCTGCTCGCACAGCTGGACCAGATTCCGCACCCTACGCGCACCGGGCGCAAGTTGAGCGATCACACGCATATCCTGGTGACCAGTGATTTCTGCCGCACGCCGCAGATCAACCTCCAGCGCGGGCGCGATCATTATCCCAATGGTTCGGCGCTGATCATTTCGCCCAAGTTCAAAGGAAAGACGCTCTACGGAAAGACCGATCCGCAGCAGCTCCTTCCGGCCAATGCGGGGACCTTCGTCGATGGTCCCCGGCCCGTGGCGCCGCCGGATGTTCTGGCGACGTTCGTTTCGGCCTT
- a CDS encoding FAD-dependent oxidoreductase, protein MSKHVVVVGAGVVGLSVAYYAAKKGHRVTVLDRAAGPGEGCSYVNAGMVVPSHFVPLAAPGMVALGLRWMWNPESPFYVRPRLRADLFDWGIKFWRASNAARVQLAAPLLSHLHRASRRCFEELDALLLPGAMGLVKNGLLMLCQTEHGLAEEAAIAEQARALDIPATVLDAAQLAALEPDVRMEVTGGVHYPMDCHLTPAKLMHALLSYNEKAGVQVLWGTDVTGFRTAGRRIEAVVTGAGEHTGDEYVLCAGVWSAKVGRELGLAIPMEAGKGYSLTLPNPRRLPRTCAILTEARVAVTPMGSALRFGGTMELSGIDTSIDAVRVRGIVRAATRYYPEFTDGDFDGVPPSCGLRPCSPDGLPYVGRSSRHDNLCTATGHAMMGISLGPITGKLVAEIVSGETPSMDIRALSPDRYH, encoded by the coding sequence ATGAGCAAGCACGTCGTCGTCGTGGGCGCGGGCGTGGTGGGGCTCTCGGTTGCGTATTACGCGGCGAAGAAGGGGCACCGCGTGACGGTGCTGGATCGCGCGGCGGGTCCCGGCGAGGGGTGCTCGTACGTCAATGCGGGCATGGTGGTGCCCAGCCATTTCGTGCCGTTGGCCGCGCCGGGCATGGTGGCGTTGGGCCTTCGCTGGATGTGGAACCCGGAGAGCCCGTTCTACGTGCGGCCGCGGCTGCGCGCGGACCTGTTCGATTGGGGAATCAAGTTCTGGCGCGCCTCCAACGCCGCCCGCGTGCAGCTCGCCGCGCCGCTTTTGAGCCATCTCCACCGCGCGAGCCGGCGTTGCTTCGAGGAGCTCGACGCGCTTCTTTTGCCCGGGGCGATGGGCCTCGTCAAAAATGGGCTGCTCATGCTCTGCCAAACGGAGCACGGGCTCGCCGAGGAGGCGGCCATCGCCGAGCAGGCCCGTGCGCTGGACATTCCGGCGACGGTGCTCGATGCCGCGCAGCTCGCGGCGTTGGAGCCGGACGTCCGCATGGAGGTGACCGGTGGTGTGCATTATCCGATGGATTGCCATCTCACACCGGCAAAACTCATGCATGCACTGCTTTCGTACAACGAGAAAGCCGGCGTGCAGGTGCTCTGGGGAACGGACGTCACGGGCTTTCGCACCGCGGGCCGCCGCATCGAAGCCGTGGTGACCGGCGCGGGCGAGCACACCGGCGACGAGTACGTCCTCTGCGCGGGTGTGTGGTCCGCCAAGGTGGGGCGCGAACTCGGCCTGGCCATTCCGATGGAGGCGGGGAAGGGCTACAGCTTGACCCTGCCCAATCCGCGCCGCCTGCCTAGGACGTGCGCTATCCTCACCGAGGCGCGCGTGGCCGTCACGCCCATGGGCAGCGCGCTGCGTTTCGGTGGCACGATGGAGCTGTCAGGCATCGACACGAGCATCGACGCCGTGCGCGTGCGCGGCATCGTCCGCGCCGCTACACGCTATTACCCGGAGTTCACCGATGGCGACTTCGACGGCGTGCCCCCGTCGTGCGGGCTGCGCCCGTGTTCGCCCGACGGGCTTCCCTACGTGGGGCGTTCGTCGCGGCATGACAACCTTTGCACCGCCACGGGGCACGCCATGATGGGCATTAGCCTGGGCCCCATCACGGGCAAGTTGGTGGCGGAAATCGTCTCGGGCGAAACGCCCTCGATGGATATTCGGGCGCTGAGCCCGGACCGATACCATTAA
- a CDS encoding proline racemase family protein — MMRIRVLDSHTGGEPTRVILAGGPPLGDGSLAERRERFRAEHDRIRTAVVREPRGSEATVGALLCEPTSSDCVAGVIFFDNAGYLGMCGHGSIGLVVTLAHLGRIGPGSHRIETPVGVVTAELHADGRVTIANVPSYRLTAGARVEVKGFGAVSGDVAWGGNWFFLIENHALTLELSNVDALTDFTWRVRQALTASGITGKDGAEIDHIEVFGPSNRVQRGSRNFVLCPGKAYDRSPCGTGTSAKLACLHADGKLRPGEVWHQESITGSVFEGRFTLDPTRPGYVLPEITGSAYVTGDATLILDERDPLVWGIGSR; from the coding sequence ATGATGCGAATCCGGGTGCTGGACTCCCACACGGGAGGTGAGCCGACACGCGTGATCCTGGCCGGAGGGCCGCCGTTGGGGGACGGCAGCCTTGCCGAGCGGCGGGAGCGTTTCCGTGCGGAGCACGACCGCATTCGAACCGCTGTGGTTCGCGAGCCCCGCGGCTCCGAGGCGACCGTGGGTGCGCTTCTGTGCGAGCCGACGTCGTCCGATTGCGTGGCGGGCGTCATCTTTTTCGACAATGCCGGCTACTTGGGAATGTGTGGGCACGGGTCGATTGGCCTGGTGGTGACCTTGGCGCACCTGGGGCGCATTGGGCCGGGCTCGCACCGGATTGAAACGCCGGTGGGCGTGGTCACCGCGGAGTTGCACGCCGACGGCCGCGTGACCATCGCCAACGTGCCGAGTTACCGCCTGACCGCGGGGGCGCGCGTCGAGGTGAAGGGATTCGGCGCGGTGAGCGGCGACGTGGCCTGGGGTGGAAACTGGTTCTTCTTGATCGAGAACCATGCGCTGACCCTCGAGCTGTCCAACGTGGACGCGCTGACGGATTTTACGTGGCGCGTGCGGCAGGCGCTGACGGCGTCCGGCATCACGGGCAAAGACGGTGCGGAGATCGACCACATCGAGGTGTTCGGTCCCTCGAACCGCGTGCAGCGCGGGAGCCGCAATTTCGTGCTGTGCCCGGGCAAGGCCTACGATCGCTCGCCGTGCGGCACGGGGACCAGCGCCAAGCTGGCGTGCCTCCATGCCGATGGAAAGCTTCGCCCTGGGGAGGTGTGGCATCAGGAGAGCATCACCGGCAGCGTGTTCGAGGGTCGCTTCACGCTGGACCCCACGCGGCCGGGGTACGTGCTCCCGGAGATCACCGGCTCGGCGTACGTCACCGGCGACGCCACGTTGATTCTCGACGAGCGCGATCCGTTGGTGTGGGGCATCGGTTCGCGATGA
- a CDS encoding dihydrodipicolinate synthase family protein, whose product MKLNWKGVFPAITTPFNADLTVDHGFLAEHIRWQIDNGVAGIVPLGSLGEGATLSPNEKRQILETCLGAAAGRVPVVPGISALGTAEAVELAKHAASVGCRGLMVLPPYVYSTDWREMHAHVAAVLAATELSCMLYNNPVAYRTDFVPEQVAELAAEFPHLEAVKESSTDVRRVTGIRALLGERLDILVGVDDAIVEGIDAGATGWIAGLVNAFPAESVALYRLALEGRKREAAELYRWFLPLLRMDTVPKFVQLIKLVQERVGRGRVHVRPPRLVLEGDELRQAEATIQRALASRPPV is encoded by the coding sequence ATGAAGCTGAATTGGAAAGGCGTATTTCCGGCCATCACCACGCCGTTCAACGCCGACCTCACCGTGGACCACGGCTTTCTCGCCGAACATATCCGCTGGCAGATCGACAATGGAGTCGCGGGCATCGTGCCTCTGGGCTCGCTCGGTGAGGGGGCCACCTTGTCGCCGAACGAGAAGCGGCAGATCCTCGAGACGTGCCTCGGCGCGGCCGCCGGGCGTGTGCCGGTGGTGCCGGGCATCTCGGCGCTGGGCACCGCGGAGGCCGTGGAGCTCGCGAAGCACGCGGCGTCCGTCGGGTGTCGCGGGCTCATGGTCTTGCCGCCCTACGTATACAGCACCGATTGGCGCGAAATGCACGCGCACGTCGCCGCGGTGCTCGCCGCCACCGAGCTGTCGTGCATGCTCTACAACAACCCCGTCGCATACCGCACGGACTTCGTGCCCGAGCAGGTCGCGGAGCTCGCCGCGGAGTTTCCCCACCTGGAGGCCGTCAAGGAGTCGAGCACCGACGTGCGTCGCGTGACCGGCATCCGTGCGCTCCTCGGAGAGCGACTCGACATTCTCGTCGGTGTCGACGATGCCATCGTCGAGGGCATCGACGCGGGCGCAACAGGATGGATCGCGGGGCTGGTGAACGCGTTTCCGGCGGAGTCCGTGGCGCTCTACCGCCTTGCGCTCGAAGGCCGCAAGCGCGAGGCCGCGGAGTTGTATCGCTGGTTTTTGCCGCTCTTGCGCATGGATACGGTGCCGAAATTCGTTCAATTGATCAAACTGGTGCAGGAGCGTGTGGGGCGAGGTCGCGTGCATGTGCGCCCGCCGCGCCTGGTGCTCGAGGGTGACGAGCTGCGGCAAGCGGAGGCCACCATTCAGCGTGCTCTGGCGTCGCGTCCACCCGTGTAG
- a CDS encoding VWA domain-containing protein: MMAAVIGVGACKEQKSAPQRDPSVEKSESKTEEAAKAPAASGVVDVVIIYGSEKKTWLEESVKSFEAAKKTTAAGKPIRIRAKAMGSGESLTAIVNGTDKPHVFSPASSAYVSLLNSAYSQKTQRTKPIAPAGETVVLSPVVIAMWKPMAEALGWPKTSVGWGDLLKVNLDPRGWGSKGFSEWGRFKLGHTHPEFSNSGFLSVLAEAYAGAKKTRGLTAADLENPATKKFLESIEGTIVHYGTSTGFFTDKMIARGPSYMSATVSYENLVIESYQRNPPQPIIAIYPKEGTFWSDHPYSILDADWVGKDEREGAEVFLKYLKDRPQQERALALGFRPGDAAVAMASPIDAAHGVDPKQPQNLLEVPDASTLEKLLGVWRETKKATDVVMVFDKSGSMKGKPLDEAKRGAKGFLGVLSERDEVTLLFFDSHIYPAVGPTKIGAGGREKLAQRVDGVMADGGTSLYDAVDMAYAEITKRAASERGKIHAIVVMTDGKDEGSKMSLAALKERFPNEADAPIKVFTIAYGEGASSEALEQIAEAAKGSAVRGSVENINRVYADMAAFF; this comes from the coding sequence ATGATGGCCGCGGTGATCGGGGTTGGGGCTTGCAAGGAGCAGAAGTCCGCGCCGCAGCGGGATCCAAGCGTCGAAAAGAGCGAGAGCAAGACCGAGGAGGCGGCGAAGGCGCCGGCTGCGTCTGGGGTGGTGGATGTCGTCATCATCTACGGCAGCGAAAAGAAGACGTGGCTCGAGGAGTCCGTAAAGAGCTTCGAGGCGGCGAAGAAGACCACCGCTGCGGGAAAGCCCATCAGGATACGCGCAAAGGCCATGGGCTCCGGGGAGTCGCTCACGGCCATCGTGAATGGCACGGACAAACCGCACGTGTTCAGCCCCGCATCGAGCGCTTACGTGTCGCTGCTCAATAGTGCGTATTCGCAGAAGACTCAGCGCACCAAGCCGATTGCGCCCGCCGGGGAAACCGTGGTGCTCTCGCCCGTGGTCATCGCCATGTGGAAACCCATGGCCGAGGCCCTCGGATGGCCCAAAACGTCCGTGGGCTGGGGCGATCTCCTCAAGGTCAATCTGGATCCCCGCGGTTGGGGCTCCAAGGGATTCTCCGAGTGGGGCCGCTTCAAATTGGGGCACACGCACCCGGAGTTCTCCAATTCGGGCTTTCTCTCCGTGCTGGCCGAGGCGTACGCGGGGGCGAAAAAGACGCGCGGGCTCACCGCCGCCGACTTGGAGAATCCCGCGACGAAGAAATTCCTCGAGTCCATCGAAGGAACCATCGTTCACTATGGCACCTCGACGGGATTCTTCACCGACAAGATGATTGCGCGCGGCCCAAGCTACATGTCGGCCACCGTCAGCTACGAAAACCTGGTCATCGAATCGTACCAACGGAATCCGCCGCAACCGATCATCGCCATCTATCCCAAAGAGGGAACGTTTTGGTCCGACCATCCGTATTCGATTTTGGATGCCGATTGGGTCGGGAAGGACGAGCGGGAGGGCGCGGAGGTCTTTCTGAAGTACCTCAAAGATCGCCCGCAGCAGGAGCGCGCACTCGCCCTCGGCTTCCGCCCGGGCGATGCCGCCGTGGCCATGGCCAGCCCCATCGACGCTGCACATGGAGTCGATCCCAAGCAGCCGCAAAACCTCCTCGAGGTGCCCGACGCCAGCACCCTGGAAAAGCTTCTCGGCGTTTGGCGCGAGACCAAAAAAGCGACCGACGTCGTGATGGTCTTCGACAAATCCGGCTCGATGAAGGGCAAACCGCTGGACGAAGCCAAGCGCGGCGCCAAAGGCTTCCTCGGCGTACTCTCCGAGCGCGACGAGGTCACCCTGCTCTTCTTCGACAGCCATATCTACCCGGCCGTGGGGCCGACCAAGATTGGCGCCGGTGGCCGCGAAAAGCTCGCCCAGCGCGTCGACGGCGTCATGGCCGACGGTGGCACGTCCCTCTATGACGCGGTGGACATGGCCTACGCCGAAATCACCAAGCGCGCGGCCAGCGAACGCGGGAAAATCCACGCCATCGTGGTGATGACCGACGGCAAGGACGAAGGGAGCAAAATGTCCCTTGCCGCACTGAAAGAGCGATTTCCCAACGAAGCGGATGCCCCCATCAAAGTCTTTACCATCGCCTACGGTGAGGGCGCGAGCTCCGAAGCGCTGGAGCAGATCGCCGAGGCGGCCAAAGGCTCGGCCGTCCGCGGAAGTGTCGAGAACATCAACCGGGTCTACGCCGATATGGCAGCATTCTTCTAA
- a CDS encoding substrate-binding domain-containing protein: MKAKLAIVAVFFVALAVVVFFSFKEKENPNKDPSVPASASISGAASISASGKPREAVEISMLYGTEKKDWIEDAAASFAQQHPEIRVKLIGKGSLDAEQAILDGKEKPTIFSPADSMVLNLLDSDWQTKTKTNILAGGQGDDAPQTLVITPLVFVAWEDRAAALLKSSGNAISWHTIRKAVSSPQGWPSVGGKADWGFVKLGHTDPTLSNSGMQALYLMALEFYGKTGGLEVGDLLKPNYQAFLKDVEKGVQKFESSTGTFMTDMVRFGPSKYDISVVYENLAIAQIENAQGRWGNLKVYYPAVTLWSDHPVALLQGDWITPEQKQAARTWIAHLRSRPVQEKALAYGFRPADPAIPIKTGDAQNPFTKLAAFGIRVDIPPVARAPEGAVIRNMLTLWSRTIAPAR, encoded by the coding sequence TTGAAAGCCAAATTGGCCATCGTTGCCGTTTTCTTCGTGGCCCTCGCCGTGGTGGTGTTCTTCTCTTTCAAAGAGAAGGAAAACCCGAACAAGGATCCGTCCGTACCGGCTTCGGCCTCCATCAGCGGCGCCGCCTCGATTTCCGCATCGGGAAAACCGCGCGAGGCGGTGGAGATCTCCATGCTGTACGGCACGGAGAAGAAAGACTGGATCGAGGACGCCGCGGCGAGCTTCGCCCAGCAGCACCCCGAGATCCGCGTCAAACTGATCGGCAAAGGCTCGCTCGACGCCGAGCAGGCCATTCTGGACGGCAAAGAAAAGCCGACCATCTTCAGCCCGGCCGATTCGATGGTGCTGAACCTGCTCGACTCGGATTGGCAGACGAAAACCAAGACGAACATCCTCGCCGGGGGCCAAGGCGACGACGCCCCGCAAACGCTGGTCATCACGCCGCTGGTCTTCGTCGCCTGGGAAGATCGTGCGGCGGCGCTGCTCAAGTCCTCGGGCAACGCGATCTCGTGGCACACCATCCGCAAGGCGGTGAGCTCTCCGCAGGGGTGGCCCTCTGTCGGTGGAAAGGCCGATTGGGGCTTCGTCAAATTGGGGCACACGGATCCGACGCTCTCCAATTCGGGCATGCAGGCGCTTTACCTCATGGCGCTCGAATTCTACGGAAAGACGGGCGGCCTCGAGGTGGGCGATCTGCTCAAACCGAATTATCAGGCCTTTCTCAAGGACGTGGAAAAAGGGGTGCAGAAGTTTGAGTCGTCCACGGGCACGTTCATGACGGACATGGTCCGATTCGGGCCTTCGAAATACGATATCAGCGTGGTGTACGAGAACCTGGCCATCGCGCAAATCGAAAATGCGCAGGGCCGCTGGGGCAATCTCAAAGTGTACTACCCGGCGGTGACGCTCTGGAGCGACCACCCCGTCGCGCTGCTGCAAGGCGATTGGATCACGCCCGAGCAAAAGCAGGCCGCACGAACCTGGATTGCCCACTTGCGCAGCCGCCCCGTGCAGGAGAAGGCACTGGCCTACGGGTTTCGCCCGGCCGATCCGGCCATCCCCATCAAAACGGGGGATGCGCAAAATCCGTTTACCAAGCTCGCCGCCTTCGGCATCCGCGTGGACATTCCGCCGGTCGCACGCGCTCCCGAGGGCGCGGTGATTCGCAACATGCTCACGCTGTGGAGCCGGACGATCGCGCCTGCAAGATGA
- a CDS encoding DUF1585 domain-containing protein, which translates to MRKIALVASLGVVWTAHAHAAPALDDYRHFRALTVDLVGRIPTRDEVAAFEKADFNLDAWLDAHLTGDAYADRVTRIYMDLLRLQVSPVFNALNTQVDLRRQKVLGPDGKPIYVYYRFGQRRARVETDGDFCLTPDETGLAFPVNQPAVPYPPGGPAEGKAVSQAVLDAATVVVKPWWLYRDYKNTSPSKYYDAATWSNYGFTPVAGLLTDADGASAPAQIRICKEEAQKADVGHVYRSGRTTPVTGDGGGPPFGRYTYPPPDDAFATQNEGDAISCRSQTGIAHAIDCGCGTGLEHCFPTPSSNGQVPAVVAPEMDIFGTDAPIDSIAQDSGDWDRLWWGEEARHFMQYLFGQDRDMREMLTAPYTFVNGPLMQYYKSDAPAACCGAAVAFGYSEPVPLFDPKNLPASLLPHDANTWTAVASRGGNASGIMTMPIFLTKYGTRRARAHALYNTFLCKDFIAPPNLQLKPSEDPNLMTRDGCKSCHATLEPMAAYFTRVAESSVTYFPADKMPIDTTVCKKDAKGNLSQTCSRYYDPAFSDAKHAVLRGAYPDVTGGTNHADSGPKGMAAELTSHSEFASCVAQNVATSFLGRTLTTEDAALARTLADALAQGGFKMRAVVKKMLLSDAYRKSNNLTSSAWRAGGAP; encoded by the coding sequence GTGAGAAAGATCGCGTTGGTAGCTTCGCTTGGTGTCGTCTGGACGGCGCACGCACACGCCGCGCCGGCTTTGGACGACTATCGTCATTTTCGAGCGCTCACCGTGGATCTCGTAGGGCGTATTCCGACCCGGGACGAGGTGGCGGCGTTCGAGAAGGCCGACTTCAACCTGGATGCGTGGCTCGACGCGCATCTCACCGGGGACGCCTATGCCGATCGCGTGACCCGGATTTACATGGACCTTTTGCGGCTGCAGGTGAGTCCCGTGTTCAATGCGCTCAATACGCAGGTGGACCTTCGGCGGCAAAAGGTCCTCGGGCCGGACGGCAAGCCGATTTACGTCTATTACCGATTTGGGCAGCGGCGTGCGCGCGTGGAGACCGATGGCGACTTTTGTCTGACACCCGACGAAACGGGCCTCGCGTTCCCGGTGAATCAACCGGCGGTGCCGTATCCGCCGGGCGGGCCCGCGGAGGGAAAGGCCGTGTCGCAGGCCGTCCTCGATGCGGCGACGGTGGTGGTCAAACCTTGGTGGCTGTACCGCGATTACAAAAATACCTCGCCGTCGAAGTATTACGACGCCGCCACCTGGTCCAATTACGGATTTACACCCGTGGCTGGTCTGCTCACCGATGCGGACGGTGCGAGCGCGCCCGCGCAAATTCGCATTTGCAAAGAAGAGGCGCAGAAGGCCGACGTCGGTCATGTGTACCGCAGCGGCCGAACGACCCCGGTGACCGGCGACGGCGGCGGCCCGCCGTTCGGGCGCTACACCTATCCGCCGCCCGACGACGCCTTCGCCACGCAGAACGAGGGAGATGCCATTTCATGCCGCTCGCAAACCGGAATTGCGCACGCCATCGATTGCGGTTGCGGCACCGGTCTCGAACATTGCTTTCCGACGCCGAGCTCCAACGGTCAGGTGCCCGCGGTGGTTGCGCCGGAAATGGACATTTTCGGCACGGACGCGCCCATCGACAGCATTGCGCAGGATAGCGGCGATTGGGATCGCCTGTGGTGGGGCGAGGAGGCGCGGCACTTCATGCAGTACCTCTTTGGCCAAGATCGCGATATGCGCGAGATGCTCACGGCGCCGTACACGTTCGTGAATGGGCCGCTGATGCAGTATTACAAAAGCGATGCGCCGGCCGCGTGTTGCGGAGCTGCCGTGGCATTCGGGTACAGCGAGCCCGTGCCGCTGTTCGACCCGAAGAACCTCCCGGCATCGCTGTTGCCGCACGATGCGAACACTTGGACGGCGGTGGCCAGTCGCGGTGGGAATGCGTCGGGCATCATGACCATGCCCATCTTTTTGACGAAGTACGGCACCCGGCGCGCGCGGGCGCATGCGCTGTACAACACGTTTCTCTGCAAGGACTTCATTGCGCCGCCCAATTTGCAACTCAAGCCCTCCGAAGACCCCAATTTGATGACCCGCGATGGTTGCAAGTCGTGCCATGCGACCTTGGAACCGATGGCCGCTTATTTCACGCGCGTGGCCGAGAGCAGCGTCACGTACTTCCCCGCGGACAAGATGCCCATCGATACGACGGTTTGCAAAAAGGACGCGAAAGGCAATCTGAGCCAGACCTGCTCACGCTACTACGATCCCGCGTTCAGCGATGCCAAGCACGCGGTGCTGCGCGGCGCGTACCCCGACGTGACGGGTGGGACGAATCATGCGGACAGCGGGCCGAAGGGCATGGCCGCCGAGCTCACGTCGCACTCCGAATTTGCATCGTGCGTCGCGCAAAACGTGGCCACGTCCTTCCTCGGGCGAACCTTGACCACCGAAGATGCCGCGTTGGCGCGCACCCTGGCGGATGCCCTCGCGCAAGGCGGGTTCAAGATGCGTGCGGTGGTGAAGAAAATGCTCCTCAGCGACGCGTACCGCAAATCGAACAATTTGACCTCGAGCGCGTGGCGCGCAGGGGGTGCGCCGTGA
- a CDS encoding MFS transporter, producing the protein MADPASVPFHVSMTYFKIVFPLALIMFLVGADEYVLSSILSPMGESFHVEPARVALLVTAYALPCAVLGPLFGALSDRWGRRRVVLPSLAIFTIATYAVAAAPTFPVALLARFICGSAAAALGPNAFALVGDLIPPERRPAAMGHTMMGLTIGFIASPALGGWITEQFGWRWAFVVLGTCGIGAWVSAALAIPHRSTPEGEGAGTEVESVAAGVVRAFALRGVPAGIASQGLWIGATIGVMAISGEIFRTRYALSVSETGMWLASFGVLTIAGNLLVAPTVSWTGSTKRAVLLGIVGTWFGIGGLTLVPSFPFVATLVSFWLWAVFAGFGGPALQALLADLAGERRATVLSISASAMQLGVVATTFFTAWTFPQFGSVGVGVVACCSFVLSFILQARSSGSTA; encoded by the coding sequence GTGGCAGACCCTGCCTCCGTCCCGTTTCACGTGTCGATGACCTACTTCAAGATTGTCTTCCCCCTCGCGTTGATCATGTTTCTGGTCGGCGCCGACGAATACGTTCTCTCGTCCATCCTGTCGCCCATGGGCGAGAGCTTTCACGTCGAGCCGGCGCGTGTCGCGCTGTTGGTGACGGCGTATGCACTGCCCTGTGCGGTGCTGGGGCCGCTGTTTGGTGCGCTGTCCGATCGATGGGGTCGGCGGCGTGTCGTTCTTCCGTCGCTCGCGATCTTCACGATTGCGACGTACGCCGTCGCGGCGGCGCCGACCTTCCCCGTGGCGCTTCTCGCGCGTTTCATCTGTGGGTCGGCGGCGGCGGCCTTGGGGCCCAATGCGTTTGCGCTGGTGGGCGATTTGATTCCGCCGGAGCGGCGCCCCGCAGCGATGGGGCACACCATGATGGGGCTTACCATCGGCTTCATCGCCAGCCCCGCGCTCGGCGGATGGATCACCGAGCAATTCGGGTGGCGTTGGGCCTTCGTCGTTCTGGGTACGTGCGGCATTGGTGCGTGGGTATCGGCGGCGTTGGCCATCCCCCACCGCAGCACCCCCGAGGGGGAGGGGGCCGGGACGGAAGTCGAGTCCGTGGCGGCGGGGGTGGTGCGCGCCTTCGCCCTTCGTGGTGTTCCCGCGGGCATTGCATCGCAGGGGCTGTGGATCGGCGCCACCATCGGCGTCATGGCCATCTCGGGCGAGATCTTTCGCACGCGCTACGCGCTCAGTGTTTCCGAGACGGGGATGTGGCTCGCGAGCTTCGGCGTGCTGACCATCGCCGGCAACCTTCTCGTGGCACCCACCGTCTCATGGACCGGCAGCACCAAACGCGCCGTGCTTCTCGGCATCGTGGGCACGTGGTTCGGCATCGGCGGGCTCACGTTGGTGCCATCGTTTCCCTTCGTCGCGACGCTCGTCTCCTTCTGGCTCTGGGCGGTCTTCGCCGGTTTCGGCGGGCCCGCACTTCAAGCCCTCTTGGCCGATCTCGCGGGCGAGCGCCGCGCGACCGTTCTCTCGATCAGCGCGAGCGCCATGCAGCTCGGCGTCGTCGCCACCACGTTCTTCACCGCGTGGACGTTTCCTCAATTCGGCAGCGTCGGCGTGGGCGTGGTCGCCTGTTGCTCCTTCGTGCTCTCGTTCATCTTGCAGGCGCGATCGTCCGGCTCCACAGCGTGA